One Callospermophilus lateralis isolate mCalLat2 chromosome 6, mCalLat2.hap1, whole genome shotgun sequence genomic region harbors:
- the Mln gene encoding promotilin → MVSCKAMAALLVVHTATMLASQTEAFMPIFTYSELQRMQEKERNKGQKKSLSVWQRSEEAGPRDPEETSEEEENKMIKLTAPVEIGIRMNSKQLEKYRAALEGLLSEALPGYQQLDEVSTLYCHLTTRHEQGLSHG, encoded by the exons ATGGTGTCCTGCAAGGCCATGGCTGCCCTGCTGGTGGTACACACAGCCACCATGCTGGCCtcccagacagaagcctttatgcCCATCTTCACCTACAGTGAACTCCAGAGGATGCAG GAAAAGGAACGGAACAAAGGACAAAAGAAATCCCTGAGCGTGTGGCAGAGGTCTGAGGAGGCAGGTCCCCGAGACCCTGAGGAGACCTCAGAGgaggaagaaaacaaaatgatCAAG CTGACTGCTCCTGTGGAAATTGGAATAAGGATGAACTCCAAGCAGCTGGAAAAGTACCGGGCCGCCCTGGAAGGGCTGCTGAGTGAGGCGCTGCCCG GTTACCAGCAACTAGACGAAGTGTCCACTCTGTATTGCCACCTCACCACCCGCCACGAGCAAGGGCTCAGCCACGGATGA
- the Lemd2 gene encoding LEM domain-containing protein 2, with protein sequence MAGLSDLELRRELQALGFQPGPITDTTRDVYRNKLRRLRGEARLRDEERLREEARQRGQDRLREEARLREEAPLRAQPAAASLRSEPWVSPPASGPAYTTAGAYGDLGASASSWAGSRGLAYPARPAPLRRRASVRGSSEEDEDARTPERVALGPARRWWAASPPLARPPSALLSPDPRPGLRASRAGSASAPRARPEVGRRLERCLSRLLLWASLGLLLVFLGILWVKMGKPPAPQEAEDNMKLLPVDCERKTDKFCQAKQKAALLELLHELYNFLAIQAGNFECGNPEKLKSKCIPVLEAQEYIANVTSSSSAKFEAALTWILSSNKDVGIWLKGEDPSELVTTVDKVVCLESARPRMGVGCRLSRALLTAVTHVLIFFWCLAFLWGLLILLKYRWRKLEEEEQAMYEMVKKIIDVVQDHYVDWEQDMERYPYVGILHVRDTLIPPQSRRRMKRVWDRAVEFLASNESRIQTESHRVAGEDMLVWRWTKPSSFSDSER encoded by the exons ATGGCCGGCCTGTCGGACCTGGAGCTGCGGCGGGAGCTGCAGGCCCTGGGCTTCCAGCCAGGACCCATCACCGACACCACTCGGGACGTCTACCGCAACAAGCTGCGCCGTCTGCGGGGCGAGGCCCGGCTACGCGACGAGGAGCGGCTGAGGGAGGAGGCCCGACAGCGGGGTCAGGACCGGCTGCGGGAGGAGGCCCGGCTGCGCGAGGAGGCGCCGCTACGCGCCCAGCCAGCCGCGGCCTCTCTGCGGTCCGAGCCCTGGGTCTCCCCTCCGGCCTCGGGCCCGGCCTACACAACTGCCGGGGCCTATGGCGATCTCGGAGCCTCCGCATCTTCCTGGGCCGGGAGCCGCGGCCTGGCCTACCCCGCCCGCCCTGCGCCGCTCCGGCGACGCGCCTCAGTCCGGGGCAGCTCCGAGGAGGACGAGGATGCTCGGACGCCCGAGAGGGTCGCACTGGGCCCGGCCCGCCGCTGGTGGGCCGCGTCCCCGCCCCTGGCGCGGCCGCCCTCTGCCCTCCTCAGTCCCGACCCGCGCCCAGGCCTGAGGGCCTCGCGAGCGGGCTCTGCAAGCGCCCCGCGGGCCCGGCCCGAAGTGGGGCGGCGGCTGGAGCGCTGCCTGTCTCGGCTCCTGCTCTGGGCCAGCCTGGGGCTGCTGCTCGTCTTTCTGGGCATCCTCTGGGTGAAGATGGGCAAGCCCCCGGCGCCGCAGGAGGCGGAGGACAACA TGAAATTATTGCCAGTGGACTGTGAGAGGAAAACAGACAAG TTCTGCCAAGCCAAGCAGAAAGCCGCCTTGCTGGAGCTGCTGCACGAGCTGTACAACTTCCTGGCCATCCAAGCCG GTAATTTTGAGTGTGGAAATCCAGAGAAGCTAAAAAGCAAATGCATTCCTGTTCTGGAAGCCCAGGAATATATAGCA AATGTGACCAGCAGCTCCTCCGCCAAGTTTGAAGCAGCGCTGACCTGGATACTGAGCAGCAACAAGGACGTGGGCATCTG GTTGAAAGGGGAAGATCCGTCTGAGCTGGTGACAACTGTGGACAAGGTGGTCTGCCTGGAGTCTGCCCGCCCCCGCATGGGCGTTGGCTGCCGCCTGAGTCGTGCCTTGCTCACTGCGGTCACCCATGTGCTCATCTTCTTTTGGT GCTTGGCTTTTCTGTGGGGGCTCCTGATTCTCCTGAAGTACCGGTGGAGGAAGTTAGAAGAGGAGGAACAGGCCATGTATGAGATGGTGAAGAAGATCATAG ACGTAGTCCAGGACCATTACGTGGACTGGGAGCAAGACATGGAGCGCTACCCGTACGTGGGCATCCTGCACGTGCGTGACACCCTCATCCCTCCACAGAGTCG GAGGCGCATGAAGCGGGTATGGGACCGCGCCGTGGAGTTCCTGGCCTCCAATGAATCCCGGATCCAGACAGAGTCCCACCGCGTGGCTGGAGAAGACATGCTGGTGTGGAGATGGACTAAGCCCTCCTCCTTTTCTGACTCAGAGCGATAA